From the genome of Amycolatopsis sp. NBC_01488, one region includes:
- a CDS encoding FadR/GntR family transcriptional regulator: MRKGMSHSARSAMFAPLGQVGRAEAVAARLVDAITLGLLADEEQLPSEADLAAQFGVSTVTVREALVALRQQGLVETRRGRSGGSFVRAPANPPPDAWRSRLREVSLSDLRDVGDHYLAIAGAAAKLAAERSSPEDVARLRLATEDLRTAHGIDFTRAERQFHLEVAAAAQSPRLTREELQLQSERGGLLWLPLGAHPHEEHAAITAAIAAADGELARKLTEEHILGALDRLADVHLDLLAP; encoded by the coding sequence CCGCCATGTTCGCGCCGCTCGGCCAGGTCGGCCGGGCGGAAGCGGTGGCGGCGCGGCTGGTCGACGCCATCACGCTCGGCCTCCTCGCCGACGAGGAGCAGCTGCCCAGCGAAGCCGACTTGGCCGCGCAGTTCGGCGTCTCGACCGTGACGGTCCGGGAAGCGCTCGTGGCGTTGCGCCAGCAGGGGCTGGTCGAGACGCGGCGGGGGCGCAGCGGCGGCAGCTTCGTCCGCGCGCCGGCCAACCCGCCGCCGGACGCGTGGCGCTCGCGACTGCGCGAAGTGTCCTTGTCCGATCTGCGCGACGTCGGCGACCACTACCTGGCGATCGCCGGGGCCGCCGCGAAGCTCGCCGCCGAGCGCAGCTCACCCGAGGACGTCGCCCGGCTGCGGCTGGCCACCGAAGACCTGCGTACCGCACACGGCATCGACTTCACGCGGGCGGAGCGGCAGTTCCACCTGGAGGTCGCGGCGGCCGCGCAGTCCCCGCGGCTGACCCGCGAGGAGCTGCAGTTGCAGAGCGAGCGCGGCGGGCTGCTGTGGCTGCCACTCGGCGCCCACCCGCACGAGGAGCACGCGGCGATCACCGCGGCGATCGCGGCCGCGGACGGTGAGCTGGCCCGCAAGCTCACCGAGGAGCACATCCTGGGCGCGCTCGACCGGCTCGCGGACGTGCACCTCGACCTGCTGGCCCCGTAA
- a CDS encoding cache domain-containing protein — protein MNDTRTLTGDEVVEQVSALVEGVFERLKPLLAAAESVLADAPFAAALHRIRPQVTEALGGLVVGAGFVSAPHVLSDSEFGFEWWTAGSPPSQLFISLDPAAENFLDYTRQSWFTVPRDTGRRHINGPYVDYLCTDEYTLTFTIPVFLSGAFAGVVGADVYVREFERAVRPRLRSLGRGAALLNAQGRVIVSNSVRQPTGSLVREADVPAWWSAGAEPGPILRRCGDSPIVLVTGRE, from the coding sequence GTGAACGACACCCGCACGCTGACCGGCGACGAGGTCGTCGAGCAGGTCTCGGCGTTGGTGGAAGGGGTCTTCGAACGGCTGAAGCCCCTGCTGGCGGCGGCCGAGTCGGTGCTGGCGGACGCCCCGTTCGCGGCGGCGCTGCACCGGATCCGGCCGCAGGTCACCGAGGCCCTCGGCGGCCTGGTCGTCGGCGCGGGCTTCGTCAGCGCACCGCACGTGCTGTCCGACTCGGAGTTCGGCTTCGAGTGGTGGACGGCGGGTTCTCCGCCGTCGCAGCTGTTCATCAGCCTGGACCCGGCCGCGGAGAACTTCCTGGACTACACGCGCCAGTCGTGGTTCACCGTCCCCCGCGACACCGGGCGGCGGCACATCAACGGCCCGTACGTGGACTACCTGTGCACCGACGAGTACACGCTGACGTTCACGATCCCGGTGTTCCTTTCCGGTGCCTTCGCGGGAGTCGTGGGCGCGGACGTGTACGTGCGCGAGTTCGAGCGGGCGGTCCGGCCGCGGCTGCGGTCGCTGGGGCGTGGGGCGGCGTTGCTGAACGCGCAGGGGCGGGTGATCGTGTCCAACAGCGTCCGCCAGCCGACCGGGTCTTTGGTGCGGGAGGCCGACGTCCCGGCGTGGTGGTCGGCGGGCGCGGAGCCGGGCCCGATCCTGCGCCGCTGCGGCGACTCGCCGATCGTCCTGGTCACCGGTCGTGAGTGA
- a CDS encoding PucR family transcriptional regulator produces the protein MALTLAALAADRPLGLRVLTGADLLDRPIGWVHPTELTDPQAFLEGGELLLTTGLALDEETSPAYVRRLVDAGVAGLGFGVGLSHDVVPRSLVSTAVSVVLPVLEVPRETPFIAITRAVSRAVAADEYATTVRIGRAQQELTRTAVGKGGPAGVLRKLAKLVDGWVLLFERTTVIEAAPASARAYGASLREELERLRTGTRAFSLDGDEVVVQTLDTSARRVLAVGTTAPLDAAARHVVNTAVSVLSLALEQDRAQAAARQALRTGLLELLVGGQAELALRVLTASGAEVPDAPWSVLVFAGAPAARRKLLTALESEPVFAARWGASVVAFGAADAVTDAALRIGGLHGGLAGPVSATDFAAGLEQAELAAGVAQAEGRLLVSAAEHTGRGLLSLIEPAVAQAFARGLLTPLREHDSTGRGDLETSLRCWLEHHGHWDVAAARLGVHRHTLRNRIRKAEELLGRDLDSPGVRAELWVALQARE, from the coding sequence ATGGCACTCACGCTGGCCGCGCTGGCCGCCGACCGCCCGCTCGGGCTGCGGGTGCTGACCGGTGCCGACCTCCTGGATCGTCCGATCGGCTGGGTCCACCCGACGGAGCTGACCGACCCGCAGGCGTTCCTCGAGGGCGGCGAGCTGCTGCTCACGACGGGGCTGGCCTTGGACGAAGAGACGTCACCGGCTTATGTGCGTCGGCTGGTCGACGCTGGGGTCGCGGGACTCGGTTTTGGCGTCGGGCTGAGCCACGACGTCGTCCCGCGCTCGCTCGTGTCGACCGCGGTTTCCGTGGTGTTGCCGGTGCTGGAGGTGCCGCGCGAGACGCCGTTCATCGCGATCACCCGGGCGGTTTCGCGGGCGGTGGCGGCCGACGAGTACGCGACGACGGTCCGCATCGGCCGCGCTCAGCAGGAACTGACCCGCACAGCGGTCGGCAAGGGCGGGCCGGCCGGGGTGCTGCGCAAGCTGGCGAAGCTCGTCGACGGCTGGGTGCTGCTCTTCGAACGCACCACGGTCATCGAAGCCGCTCCGGCGAGCGCGCGTGCGTACGGCGCTTCGCTGCGCGAAGAGCTGGAGCGACTTCGCACTGGCACCCGGGCTTTCTCACTCGACGGCGACGAGGTCGTGGTGCAGACCCTCGACACCAGCGCGCGCCGGGTGCTCGCGGTCGGGACGACCGCACCGCTGGACGCGGCGGCGCGGCACGTCGTCAACACCGCGGTCTCGGTGCTTTCCTTGGCGCTGGAACAGGATCGCGCGCAGGCGGCGGCGCGGCAGGCGTTGCGCACCGGGCTGCTCGAGTTGCTCGTGGGCGGGCAGGCCGAGCTGGCGTTGCGGGTGCTGACCGCGTCCGGGGCCGAGGTGCCGGACGCGCCGTGGTCGGTGCTGGTGTTCGCGGGCGCGCCCGCGGCGCGGCGCAAGCTGCTCACCGCGCTGGAAAGCGAGCCGGTGTTCGCCGCGCGGTGGGGCGCGTCGGTGGTGGCGTTCGGCGCGGCCGACGCGGTGACGGACGCGGCGCTGCGAATCGGCGGCCTGCACGGCGGCCTGGCGGGCCCGGTGTCGGCCACGGACTTCGCGGCCGGCCTGGAGCAGGCGGAGCTGGCGGCCGGGGTCGCGCAGGCCGAGGGCAGGCTCCTGGTGTCAGCGGCGGAGCACACCGGCCGAGGACTGCTGTCGTTGATCGAGCCGGCGGTGGCGCAAGCGTTTGCGCGCGGCTTGCTCACCCCGCTGCGGGAACACGACTCGACGGGCCGAGGAGACCTTGAGACGTCGTTGCGCTGCTGGCTGGAGCACCACGGCCACTGGGATGTCGCGGCGGCGCGGCTGGGCGTCCACCGGCACACGCTGCGGAACCGGATCCGCAAGGCGGAGGAACTGCTGGGCCGCGACCTCGACTCACCCGGGGTACGGGCCGAACTGTGGGTCGCGCTCCAGGCTCGTGAGTGA
- the gabT gene encoding 4-aminobutyrate--2-oxoglutarate transaminase — MTASTTAEPQAPAPRQRRLRTEIPGPASRELQQRRANAVAAGVSSVLPVYVTSASGGLLTDADGNVLIDFGSGIAVTNVGHSAPAVVDRVRKQACWFTHTCFMVTPYEGYVEVCEALAELTPGDHAKKSVLFNSGAEAVENAVKIARAATGRQAVVVFDHAYHGRTNLTMGMTAKSVPYKHGFGPFAPEVYRVPGSYPYRDGLAGPEAAALAIDRIEKQIGGDQVAAVVLEPIQGEGGFIEPARGFLPAISAWCKENGVVFVADEVQTGFCRTGSWFASTDEDVVPDLIATAKGIAGGLPLSAVTGRAELLDAVGPGGLGGTYGGNPIACAAALGSIETMRTEDLASSAKRIEGVVLPRLRALADETGVLGDVRGRGAMLAAEFVKPGTTEPDADLTKRVAAACHRAGVVVLTCGTYGNVVRLLPPLSLSNDLLDEGLSVLEHAVRTEARA; from the coding sequence GTGACCGCAAGCACCACCGCCGAGCCGCAGGCCCCGGCGCCCCGGCAGCGCAGGCTGCGCACCGAGATCCCCGGCCCCGCCTCGCGCGAGCTGCAGCAGCGCCGCGCGAACGCCGTCGCCGCCGGGGTCAGCTCGGTGCTGCCCGTCTACGTCACCTCGGCCAGCGGCGGGCTGCTCACCGACGCCGACGGCAACGTCCTGATCGACTTCGGCTCCGGCATCGCGGTGACGAACGTCGGGCACTCCGCGCCCGCCGTCGTCGACCGCGTCCGCAAGCAGGCGTGCTGGTTTACCCACACCTGTTTCATGGTCACGCCGTACGAGGGGTACGTCGAGGTCTGCGAGGCGCTGGCCGAGCTGACCCCGGGTGACCACGCGAAGAAGTCGGTGCTGTTCAACTCCGGCGCCGAAGCCGTCGAGAACGCCGTGAAGATCGCGCGCGCGGCGACCGGGCGCCAGGCCGTCGTCGTGTTCGACCACGCCTACCACGGCCGCACCAACCTGACGATGGGCATGACCGCGAAGTCGGTGCCGTACAAGCACGGTTTCGGTCCGTTCGCGCCCGAGGTCTACCGCGTGCCGGGCTCGTACCCGTACCGCGACGGCCTGGCCGGCCCCGAAGCCGCGGCGCTGGCCATCGACCGGATCGAGAAGCAGATCGGCGGCGACCAGGTGGCCGCGGTCGTCTTGGAGCCGATCCAGGGCGAGGGCGGCTTCATCGAGCCCGCGCGCGGCTTCCTGCCCGCGATTTCCGCTTGGTGCAAGGAAAACGGCGTCGTGTTCGTCGCCGACGAGGTCCAGACGGGCTTCTGCCGCACCGGTTCCTGGTTCGCGTCCACCGACGAGGACGTCGTCCCGGACCTGATCGCGACGGCCAAGGGCATCGCGGGCGGCCTGCCGCTCTCCGCGGTCACCGGGCGCGCCGAGCTGCTCGACGCCGTCGGCCCGGGCGGCCTCGGCGGCACGTACGGCGGCAACCCGATCGCCTGCGCGGCCGCGCTCGGCTCGATCGAAACCATGCGCACCGAAGACCTCGCTTCGTCGGCGAAGCGCATCGAAGGCGTTGTCCTGCCGCGGTTGCGTGCGCTGGCCGACGAGACCGGCGTGCTCGGCGACGTCCGCGGGCGCGGCGCGATGCTGGCCGCGGAGTTCGTGAAGCCCGGGACCACCGAGCCCGACGCCGACCTCACCAAGCGCGTCGCCGCGGCCTGCCACCGGGCCGGCGTCGTCGTGCTGACCTGCGGCACCTACGGCAACGTCGTCCGGCTGCTGCCGCCGCTGTCCCTGTCCAACGACCTGCTCGACGAGGGCCTCTCGGTCCTCGAGCACGCTGTCCGCACGGAGGCCCGCGCATGA
- a CDS encoding aldehyde dehydrogenase family protein: MTLPFWVAGKPVTGGSTAEIRHPFDGSSAGAHFVPSAADVEAAVQAAHDVADEFATLPAHVRAGALDHVSRALGERSEEIAQLITAESGKPLKWARGEVGRAVSTFRWAAEEARRFSGELQRLDTDPGGTGRLALVRRVPKGPVLGITPFNFPLNLVAHKVAPAIAVGAPIVLKPAPATPLTALLLGEILAETDLPAGSWSILPVDNETSSRLVEDPRLPVVSFTGSVPVGWAIRDRVPRKHVALELGGNGAVLVCPDWPDLDFAAQRIATFAMYQAGQSCISVQRVYVHSDVYDALVEKVLAQVRSLRTGDPRAEGVDVGPLINSDAASRVESWVSDAVSAGATLLTGGSRSGATVEPTVLADVPEDAAVMAEEVFGPVVSLVRVASVAEGVSRINASRFGLQAGVFTRDLPMAFEVSAALRVGGVLVGDVPSFRADQMPYGGVKDSGVGREGPASAMADFTEERVTVLTGLTL; this comes from the coding sequence ATGACTCTTCCCTTCTGGGTAGCCGGAAAGCCGGTCACCGGCGGCTCGACGGCCGAAATCCGGCACCCCTTCGACGGTTCCTCCGCAGGCGCCCATTTCGTGCCCTCGGCGGCGGACGTCGAAGCCGCGGTGCAGGCCGCGCACGACGTCGCCGACGAGTTCGCGACGCTGCCCGCGCACGTCCGCGCCGGGGCGTTGGACCACGTGTCCCGGGCGTTGGGTGAGCGGTCCGAAGAGATCGCGCAGCTGATCACGGCCGAATCGGGCAAGCCGCTCAAGTGGGCGCGCGGCGAGGTCGGACGCGCCGTCTCGACGTTCCGCTGGGCCGCCGAGGAGGCCCGCCGCTTCTCGGGCGAGCTGCAACGCCTCGACACCGACCCGGGCGGCACCGGCCGTCTCGCGCTGGTCCGGCGCGTGCCGAAGGGGCCGGTCCTGGGCATCACGCCGTTCAACTTCCCGCTGAACCTCGTGGCGCACAAGGTGGCCCCGGCGATCGCGGTCGGCGCGCCGATCGTGCTCAAGCCCGCGCCGGCGACGCCGCTGACGGCGTTGCTGCTCGGCGAAATCCTGGCTGAGACGGACCTGCCCGCGGGTTCGTGGTCGATCCTGCCGGTCGACAACGAGACGTCGTCTCGCCTCGTCGAGGACCCGCGGCTGCCGGTGGTGTCGTTCACCGGCTCGGTGCCCGTCGGCTGGGCCATCCGCGACCGCGTGCCGCGCAAGCACGTGGCGCTGGAACTGGGCGGCAACGGCGCGGTGCTCGTCTGTCCCGATTGGCCGGACCTGGACTTCGCGGCGCAGCGGATCGCGACGTTCGCGATGTACCAGGCCGGGCAGTCGTGTATTTCGGTACAGCGGGTGTACGTCCACTCCGACGTCTACGACGCTCTGGTCGAGAAGGTTCTTGCGCAGGTTCGTTCCCTGCGCACGGGCGACCCGCGCGCCGAGGGCGTGGACGTCGGTCCGCTGATCAATTCGGACGCGGCTTCCCGAGTCGAGTCGTGGGTGTCCGACGCGGTCTCGGCCGGCGCCACGCTGCTGACCGGCGGTTCGCGGTCGGGCGCGACGGTGGAGCCGACGGTGCTGGCGGACGTCCCGGAGGACGCCGCGGTGATGGCCGAAGAGGTGTTCGGACCGGTGGTTTCGCTGGTCCGGGTGGCCTCGGTGGCCGAGGGCGTGTCGCGGATCAACGCGTCGCGCTTCGGCCTGCAGGCGGGCGTGTTCACGCGCGACCTGCCGATGGCGTTCGAGGTCTCGGCGGCGCTTCGCGTGGGCGGCGTGCTCGTCGGCGACGTCCCGAGCTTCCGCGCGGACCAGATGCCTTACGGCGGCGTGAAGGACTCCGGAGTGGGCCGCGAGGGCCCCGCGTCGGCGATGGCGGACTTCACCGAGGAGCGGGTCACGGTCCTCACCGGATTGACGTTGTAA
- a CDS encoding helical backbone metal receptor, giving the protein MNLVDDLGEPVPLSGPASRVVSLVPSLTEAVEVSAPGRLAGVTDYCTHPSTLDVPRVGGSKYPKLDRVLDLAPDLVLANSEENRPEDVERLRANGIPVWVMAASPTVPAALGSLRRILTQAFDLDEPAWLVTAEEVWRETRPARFHAVVPVWRKPWIVLGRETFGGDVLRRVGVANVYAASQERYPRPDVEELRARFEADADLLVLPDEPYLFTEEDGPDHFPDARYVLVSGRHLTWYGPSLVEAHAALTEALTTSIR; this is encoded by the coding sequence ATGAACCTGGTCGACGATCTCGGGGAGCCGGTGCCGTTGAGCGGCCCGGCGTCGCGCGTCGTTTCGCTGGTGCCGTCGTTGACCGAGGCGGTCGAGGTCAGCGCGCCGGGACGGCTCGCCGGGGTGACCGACTACTGCACCCATCCGTCCACTTTGGACGTCCCGCGGGTGGGCGGGTCGAAGTACCCGAAGCTCGACCGGGTCCTGGACCTGGCGCCGGACCTGGTGCTGGCCAACTCCGAGGAGAACCGCCCGGAGGACGTGGAACGGTTGCGCGCCAACGGGATCCCGGTGTGGGTGATGGCCGCGTCGCCGACGGTCCCGGCGGCGCTCGGCTCGCTCCGGCGAATCCTGACCCAGGCGTTCGACCTGGACGAGCCGGCGTGGCTGGTGACGGCGGAGGAGGTCTGGCGCGAGACCCGGCCGGCGCGGTTCCACGCGGTGGTCCCGGTGTGGCGCAAGCCGTGGATCGTCCTGGGCCGCGAGACGTTCGGCGGCGACGTCCTGCGCCGGGTGGGCGTGGCGAACGTCTACGCGGCGTCGCAGGAGCGCTACCCGCGGCCGGACGTCGAGGAGCTGCGGGCCCGCTTCGAGGCGGACGCGGACCTGCTGGTGCTGCCGGACGAGCCGTACCTGTTCACGGAGGAGGACGGCCCGGACCACTTCCCGGACGCGCGGTACGTCCTGGTCTCGGGCCGCCACCTCACGTGGTACGGGCCATCACTGGTCGAGGCGCACGCCGCGCTGACGGAGGCCCTTACAACGTCAATCCGGTGA
- a CDS encoding RNB domain-containing ribonuclease yields MIRTHSAGGDFGPLRAEFLLPESFGPEVLAEAEAAVLDPLASAGPREDATDLPFVTIDPPGSKDLDQAMVVEKTAHGFRVHYAIADLAAFVPPGGALDRESRSRGQTLYLPDGNVPLHPPVLSEGAASLLPGEVRPAVLWTIETDEAGEPTATRVRRALVRSTEQFDYETVQAALDAGHPHPSVAALPELGRRRRELAVRRGAVELQLPEQEISGDPDGGWVLARRPRTAVDAWNAEISLLTGMAAARIMIDARVGVLRTLPDPEPEAVDWLRRSAEALGIAWAPETTVSEFLSRLDPGQPASMALYADTTRLLRGAGYTAFDGELPSLTTHAGIGGAYAHVTAPIRRLVDRFATEICLAVSAGREVPEWVRAALADVPERMTASDTLAAKVERACIDQVEAWVLAEHIGGEFSAVVLRADENKAEILVEDPTVMAKCAGEKLTAGERIDVRLTAVDVEKRKVSFERA; encoded by the coding sequence GTGATCAGGACACACTCGGCGGGCGGGGACTTCGGCCCCCTGCGTGCCGAGTTTTTGCTGCCGGAGTCGTTCGGGCCCGAGGTGCTGGCCGAGGCGGAGGCGGCGGTCCTCGATCCGCTCGCGAGCGCCGGCCCGCGGGAGGACGCGACCGACCTGCCGTTCGTCACCATCGACCCGCCCGGCTCCAAGGACCTCGACCAGGCGATGGTCGTCGAGAAGACGGCACACGGCTTCCGCGTCCACTACGCGATCGCCGACCTGGCCGCGTTCGTCCCGCCCGGCGGCGCGCTCGACCGGGAGTCGCGTTCGCGCGGGCAGACGCTCTACCTGCCCGACGGGAACGTCCCGCTGCACCCGCCGGTCTTGTCCGAGGGCGCGGCGAGCCTGCTGCCCGGCGAGGTCCGGCCCGCGGTGCTCTGGACCATCGAGACCGACGAAGCGGGCGAACCGACCGCGACGCGGGTGCGTCGCGCACTGGTCCGGTCCACCGAGCAGTTCGACTACGAAACGGTGCAAGCCGCGCTCGACGCCGGCCACCCGCACCCCTCGGTGGCCGCGCTGCCCGAGCTGGGACGGCGACGGCGCGAGCTGGCCGTCCGGCGCGGTGCCGTCGAGCTGCAGCTGCCGGAGCAGGAGATCAGCGGCGACCCGGACGGCGGCTGGGTGCTGGCCCGCCGGCCGCGGACCGCCGTCGACGCGTGGAACGCCGAGATCTCGCTGCTCACCGGCATGGCCGCGGCGCGGATCATGATCGACGCGCGGGTCGGCGTCCTGCGCACGCTGCCCGACCCGGAACCCGAGGCCGTCGACTGGCTGCGCCGGTCGGCCGAAGCGCTGGGCATCGCGTGGGCGCCGGAGACGACCGTTTCGGAGTTCCTGTCCCGGTTGGACCCGGGGCAGCCGGCGTCGATGGCGCTCTACGCCGACACGACGCGGCTGCTGCGCGGCGCGGGCTACACCGCGTTCGACGGCGAGCTGCCGTCGCTCACCACGCACGCGGGGATCGGAGGCGCGTACGCGCACGTCACGGCACCGATCCGGCGGCTGGTCGACCGGTTCGCGACGGAGATCTGCCTCGCCGTCTCGGCCGGGCGCGAGGTGCCGGAGTGGGTGCGGGCGGCGCTCGCGGACGTCCCGGAGCGCATGACGGCGTCGGACACGCTGGCCGCGAAGGTCGAGCGGGCGTGCATCGACCAGGTCGAGGCGTGGGTGCTGGCCGAGCACATCGGCGGCGAGTTCAGCGCGGTGGTGCTGCGCGCGGACGAGAACAAGGCGGAGATCCTGGTCGAGGACCCGACGGTGATGGCGAAGTGCGCGGGGGAGAAGCTGACCGCGGGGGAGCGGATCGACGTCCGGCTGACCGCGGTGGACGTCGAGAAGCGGAAGGTGTCGTTCGAACGCGCATGA
- a CDS encoding ATP-binding protein, protein MKIAFVGKGGSGKTTLSSLFVAYLADAGRPVLAIDADINQHLAVALGATEEEALAWPTLGDNMALIKDYLRGDNPRIPDAASMIKTTPPGRGSRLVRPFEDNPVFDACFRRLGGVRLGVTGQFDEDDLGVKCYHSKVGAAELLLNHLVDVEGEYVVMDMTAGADAFASGLFTRFDVTFLVCEPTVRSVGVYRQYADYARDFGVRLVVVGNKVTDAEDVEFLQDQVGGALLGWMSASRHVRAAERGTARPIAELEPRNLATLRSMHAAVDEEQRDWARYQRQAVEFHLRNAAAWAGDGLAAQVDPEFVLGPRLPV, encoded by the coding sequence GTGAAGATCGCGTTCGTCGGCAAGGGTGGCAGCGGCAAGACGACGCTGTCGTCGCTGTTCGTCGCGTACCTCGCCGACGCCGGCCGGCCGGTGCTGGCCATCGACGCCGACATCAACCAGCACCTCGCGGTGGCGCTCGGCGCGACCGAGGAGGAAGCGCTCGCCTGGCCGACGCTCGGCGACAACATGGCCCTGATCAAGGACTACCTGCGCGGCGACAACCCGCGGATCCCCGACGCGGCGTCGATGATCAAGACGACGCCACCGGGGCGCGGGTCGCGGCTGGTCCGGCCGTTCGAGGACAACCCGGTGTTCGACGCGTGCTTCCGGCGGCTGGGCGGGGTGCGCCTCGGCGTCACCGGGCAGTTCGACGAGGACGACCTCGGCGTCAAGTGCTACCACTCGAAGGTCGGCGCGGCGGAGCTGCTGCTGAACCACCTGGTCGACGTCGAAGGCGAGTACGTCGTCATGGACATGACCGCGGGCGCGGACGCGTTCGCGTCGGGGCTGTTCACGCGGTTCGACGTGACGTTCCTGGTGTGCGAGCCGACGGTCCGCAGCGTGGGCGTGTACCGGCAGTACGCGGACTACGCGCGCGACTTCGGCGTGCGGCTCGTGGTGGTGGGCAACAAGGTCACCGACGCCGAGGACGTCGAGTTCCTGCAGGATCAGGTCGGCGGAGCGTTGCTGGGGTGGATGTCGGCGTCGCGGCACGTGCGCGCGGCCGAGCGCGGCACGGCCCGCCCGATCGCCGAGCTCGAGCCGCGCAACCTCGCGACGCTGCGTTCGATGCACGCGGCGGTGGACGAGGAGCAGCGCGACTGGGCGCGCTACCAGCGTCAGGCGGTCGAGTTCCACCTGCGCAACGCGGCCGCGTGGGCGGGCGACGGCCTGGCCGCGCAGGTGGACCCGGAGTTCGTGCTGGGCCCGCGGTTGCCGGTCTAG
- a CDS encoding C40 family peptidase, with product MWLGLVVFVAIGALVVTAVAAKVVIDNQQAQARGVSLMSCDASVGPTQPGQGERGTVDASKLDDEQKGTVALIITIGKQRSLAPRAWQVAIQAGMTESGLHNLTYGDRDSLGIFQMRPTMGWGSVAQVTDPTYEVNKFYDVLLAVPDWENKRPGDAAQAVERSGFPDRYHKWEPMAATLVENVGQVVDVVACGTGLGQLLPPSQAAGKAISFALGEQGKPYVWGATGPDSYDCSGLMLRAYESAGIILPRVSRDQYHAGALLPVREAQPGDLLFLATDPSNPDTIHHVMMYLGDGKVVEAQQTGVPVHTRPFSFDEAEVVPQAVRPGV from the coding sequence GTGTGGCTGGGGCTGGTCGTGTTCGTCGCGATCGGCGCACTGGTCGTCACCGCCGTCGCCGCCAAGGTCGTCATCGACAACCAGCAGGCCCAGGCCCGGGGCGTGTCGCTGATGAGCTGCGACGCCTCGGTCGGCCCGACCCAGCCCGGCCAGGGCGAGCGCGGCACGGTCGACGCGTCGAAGCTCGACGACGAGCAGAAGGGGACCGTCGCGCTGATCATCACGATCGGCAAGCAGCGGTCGCTGGCGCCGCGCGCCTGGCAGGTCGCGATCCAGGCCGGGATGACCGAGTCCGGGCTGCACAACCTCACCTACGGCGACCGCGACTCCCTCGGCATCTTCCAGATGCGCCCGACGATGGGCTGGGGCTCGGTGGCGCAGGTCACCGACCCGACGTACGAGGTCAACAAGTTCTACGACGTGCTGCTCGCGGTGCCGGACTGGGAGAACAAGCGCCCGGGCGACGCCGCGCAGGCCGTCGAGCGCTCGGGGTTCCCGGACCGCTACCACAAGTGGGAGCCGATGGCGGCGACGCTGGTGGAGAACGTCGGCCAGGTCGTCGACGTCGTCGCCTGCGGCACCGGACTGGGGCAGCTGCTGCCGCCCAGCCAGGCCGCCGGGAAGGCGATCAGCTTCGCGCTGGGCGAACAGGGCAAGCCGTACGTGTGGGGCGCCACGGGCCCGGATTCCTACGACTGCTCGGGCCTGATGCTGCGGGCGTACGAGTCGGCCGGGATCATCCTGCCCCGGGTCTCGCGCGACCAGTACCACGCGGGCGCGCTGCTGCCGGTGCGCGAGGCGCAGCCCGGTGACCTGCTGTTCCTCGCCACGGATCCGTCGAACCCGGACACGATCCACCACGTGATGATGTACCTCGGCGACGGCAAGGTCGTCGAGGCGCAGCAGACCGGCGTCCCGGTGCACACCCGGCCGTTCTCGTTCGACGAGGCCGAAGTGGTGCCGCAGGCCGTCCGTCCCGGCGTTTAG